Part of the Geobacter pickeringii genome, TCGAAGGTCCGCCGCCCCTCCTCGATGAGGCGGTCGACCTCGGGATTCTTGTAGCCGACGAAGTTGAGCTCCTTCGGCCCGGTCTTGCTGGAGTGCCAGACATCGAAGAGATCCGGGTCCTGGCCGATGGTCCATCCCATGATCAGGGCGTCGAAGTTGCGCTTGTCGATGAAGTTGGTGAGCAGCGATGCCCACTCCAGCACCCGGATCTTCACCTCGATCCCCACCGTGCGGAGGCGGCGCTGGATGATCTGGGCGGTCTTGAGGCGCTGGTCGTTTCCCTGGTTGGTGAGGATGGTGAAGCTGAACGGCCTGCCGTCCTTCACCAGGATGCCGTCGCGCCCCGCCTCCCGCCATCCCGCCTCGGCCAGGAGCGCCCGCGCCCGCTTCGGATCGTAGCCGAAATCCTTCACGTCCGGGTTGCAGGCCCAGGTTCCCGGCTTATAGGGGCCGTGGGCGGCCTGCCCCAGCCCGAGCAGTACCCCGTGGACGATCTCGTCCTTGCTGATGGCGCAGGTGATCGCCTGGCGCACCCGCCGGTCGGCAAAGAGGGGGTTGTTCAGATTGTAGCCGACATAGACATAGGAGGACGAGGGGTAACGGTACTTGGCAAAACGGGCCTGGAATTCCGGGTTGGCGGTCTGCCGGGCAAACTGGACCGGCGAGAGCCCCATCATGTCGATTCCGCCCGCCTTGAGCTCCAGGTACATGGTGGAGTTGTCGGGGATGATCCGGTAGATGTACCGGTCGAGGTACGGCCGTCCCTCGAAGTAGTCGTGGTTCGACTCCAGCACGATCTTCTGCCCCGCCACCCACTCCTTGAAGCGGTACGGTCCGGTGCCGACGGGGTGCCGGGCAAGCTCGCTCCTGGTGATGTCCTTTCCCTCCAGCAGATGGGCCGGCAGGATGCTCATCCCCCACGAGGCAAGGGCTGGCGCGAAGGGCTTGTCGTAGGAGACCCGGAACGTATAGGGATCAGGGGCCTCGGCCCTCGTCACCTGCTTGAAATCCTCCGCATAGGCGGTGGGGGTCTTGGGGTCGATGGTGACGCGGTAGGTGTAGAGCACGTCGCGGGAGGTAAATTCGACGCCGTCATGCCACTTCACCCCCCTGCGGAGATGGAAGGTTATGGTGAGGCCGTCGGGAGAGACCTCCCACGATTCGGCCAGGTCTCCCGTCAACTTCAGGTCCTTGTCGTACTTGACGAGGCCGTTGTAGACGTACCCCGCGATTTCATGGGAGGGGGAGTCGGAGGCGAGGATCGGTATCAGGGTGGATGGTTCGCCGATGGAGCCGACCACCAGCGCGTCGCCGTAGGCCGGGGGCCCCGCCGCACGGCGGGGGGGAGCGGAGGGGGCGCTGCCGCTGCAGGAGACGAGAAACGCGAGCGAAACGAGGCAGAGAAACCGCCGCCAGGTCATCTTTCCAGGCTCTCCGCCTTGACCTTTCGTTTCTTTTCGAGGATATCCTTGCGCTCCGGTTCGGCGGCCAGGATCTTCTTGTAGAGCTCCAGCGCCTTGCGGTACTCGTGGCGGGCCGCATGGGCATCGGCGAGGTGCTCCATGACGGTGACGTCGCCGTCGGCCAGCTTCAGCGCCCGCTCCAGCAGCGGAACCGCCTCGTCGAAGCGCTTCATCTTGAAGTAGACCCATCCGAGGCTGTCGAGGATGAACCCGTCGCTGGGGCGGAGCTGCACCGCCTTCTTGAGATACTGGAGCGCCTCGTCGAGATTGGTCCCGAGCTCGGCGTAGGTGTAGCCAAGGTAATTGAGGGCCTGGGCGTCATCGGGGGAGAGGACGATCACCCTCTTCATGGCGGCGATCGACTGCTCCTTGTCCCCCATCTTGTCGTAGATGGTCCCGAGGCGGAAATAGAGGCGCGGATCGGCGCCGAACTGCTCTTCGCCCCCCTTGAGAAGGGCGAGCCCCTCGGCGAACTTCCCGGTCGATTCGTACAGCCCTGCCAGGTAGAGATGGAGGTCGAGTTGCTTCGGATTGGCGGCGATGGCATCGCGCAGAACTGCCACCCCCTTGTCGGGCATCCCCTTGTCCTTGTACAGGAAGGCGATGTGGCCCACCGCCTCGAAGTAGTTCAGGGTCCCCGGCGGAATCTTGGAGAACTCCTCGATCGCCCGGTCGAACTCTTCCTTGTCCTCGTAGGCGCTCCCCAGATAGAACCGCACCTGGTGTGCCGCCGGTTCCTTGGCAAGGATCTCCTGGAACTCGGTGATGGCGTCGTCGTACTGTTCGAGCTCCAGATGGATGAGGCCGATCTTGCGGAGGGTCTCGAGCCCCCCGACCCCCTTTGCCTTCAGGTTCTGCAGATAGGGAAGCGCCTCGGCGAACCGCTGCTGCTGAAGAAAGAGCTGCACGAGGTGATGAACCACCGTGACGTTGGCAGGGTTGACCTCCAGCAGCTCCTTGTAGGTGGCAACGGCATCGTCGAAAAGGCCGAGCCCTTCCTGGGCGATCCCGCGATCGATGAGCGCCTGCTCGAAATCGGGCTTGAGATCCACAGCCTTGCGGTAGTAGCCGATGGCCTCGCGGGGGAGCTTCATCTGGTCGTAGGTCTTGCCGAGGTAGTAGTATCCCAGATACGAGTCGGGATTGACCTTCACCAGGGACTTGAGGATGCTGACCGCCTCTTCGTAGTCGAAAGTCTTCACGTAGGAAACGCCGAGATGGAGGTAGGCATCCTCCTTGGCGGGATCGAGCTCCACCGCCTTTTTCAGGTGAGGGATCGCCTCCTTGTCGCGTTTGAGGCTCGCCAGGATCATGCCGGACATGAGCTGCGCCTGGCGCTGGTTCGGGTCGAGGCGGATGGCGTTCTCGCACGCCTTCAGCGCGTCGTCGAGACGGTTCGTCTTCAGATAGATCTCTGCTGCCGCTACGTGGAGGAATGCGGAGTTGGGGTCGGCCTCGATGGCACCGTTCAGGAGCGTGAGGGCCCCTTCCATGTCTCCTTCAATGATCCGGAGCCGCGAGAGTGAGTAGATGTAGAGCGCCCGGGATTCGGCTATGGCGACCGTCGGCCGGAAGGACGGCTCGGTAGCAAGGTTCTGTCTGCCGGCACCATTGGCGGTGCAGCCCGGGAGGACCGTCAGGGTCAGGAGGAGCGCGGCGACCATGCGTGTTTTCATTGGTATTCCTGTCTGGGACGCCGGCAGGGAACGGAATGCTTTATAGTGGGCGTTCCGTTCCCTGCCGGGTCGGGTGAGACGTTGAATGTGCGATGAGGATCAAACGGGTCGACGTTCCGTCGGAGTGGGTTGCCACGGGGGCAAACGTGCCTCAACTATGTAAGAAAGCTAGCACAACTCATAAATGCCGT contains:
- a CDS encoding peptide-binding protein; translation: MTWRRFLCLVSLAFLVSCSGSAPSAPPRRAAGPPAYGDALVVGSIGEPSTLIPILASDSPSHEIAGYVYNGLVKYDKDLKLTGDLAESWEVSPDGLTITFHLRRGVKWHDGVEFTSRDVLYTYRVTIDPKTPTAYAEDFKQVTRAEAPDPYTFRVSYDKPFAPALASWGMSILPAHLLEGKDITRSELARHPVGTGPYRFKEWVAGQKIVLESNHDYFEGRPYLDRYIYRIIPDNSTMYLELKAGGIDMMGLSPVQFARQTANPEFQARFAKYRYPSSSYVYVGYNLNNPLFADRRVRQAITCAISKDEIVHGVLLGLGQAAHGPYKPGTWACNPDVKDFGYDPKRARALLAEAGWREAGRDGILVKDGRPFSFTILTNQGNDQRLKTAQIIQRRLRTVGIEVKIRVLEWASLLTNFIDKRNFDALIMGWTIGQDPDLFDVWHSSKTGPKELNFVGYKNPEVDRLIEEGRRTFDQEKRRRCYWRIQEILAEDQPYTFLYVPDALPAVSARFRGIEPAPAGIMHDFIHWYVPKEEQLHP
- a CDS encoding tetratricopeptide repeat protein, which produces MKTRMVAALLLTLTVLPGCTANGAGRQNLATEPSFRPTVAIAESRALYIYSLSRLRIIEGDMEGALTLLNGAIEADPNSAFLHVAAAEIYLKTNRLDDALKACENAIRLDPNQRQAQLMSGMILASLKRDKEAIPHLKKAVELDPAKEDAYLHLGVSYVKTFDYEEAVSILKSLVKVNPDSYLGYYYLGKTYDQMKLPREAIGYYRKAVDLKPDFEQALIDRGIAQEGLGLFDDAVATYKELLEVNPANVTVVHHLVQLFLQQQRFAEALPYLQNLKAKGVGGLETLRKIGLIHLELEQYDDAITEFQEILAKEPAAHQVRFYLGSAYEDKEEFDRAIEEFSKIPPGTLNYFEAVGHIAFLYKDKGMPDKGVAVLRDAIAANPKQLDLHLYLAGLYESTGKFAEGLALLKGGEEQFGADPRLYFRLGTIYDKMGDKEQSIAAMKRVIVLSPDDAQALNYLGYTYAELGTNLDEALQYLKKAVQLRPSDGFILDSLGWVYFKMKRFDEAVPLLERALKLADGDVTVMEHLADAHAARHEYRKALELYKKILAAEPERKDILEKKRKVKAESLER